A genomic window from Candidatus Nealsonbacteria bacterium includes:
- a CDS encoding peptidoglycan-binding protein — protein MSRNLKIIFFGIIFLTLPVFVSAISLGEKTDFFVDPTYDLSQREKISATLERIGQRAYFYIDEQWWETLNYQEKQEINQALRNLDYEFYYKIYPILTSNFGSEWKPGIDKVATITILIHPMIKEAGGYFNSSDEYPRLQISTSNEREMVYLNANHITESLAKSYLAHEFTHLITFNQKERIYGVKEEVWLNEARAEYTSTLVGYDSEYEGSNLQRRVDIFLEKPTDSITEWQNKKADYGAINLFTQYLVDHYGVEILADSLKSENIGIESLNEALEKNGFEEDFSQIFTDWTIAVLANDCSLGEKYCYKNKNLKDLRIIPSINFLPLRGESTLGVNQTTKNWSGNWFKFIGGKEGILKIEFIGNPENLFKIPYLSKNIPGEYSLDFFQLDEYQRGEILVSGFGTEINSVTIIPTVQSKISGFLDQEPAFPFFWSASTIAVEEKEEPVSKYLEKPISEMLKQEILVKISEIEELLNQLKAQLTRIEEGEGTESVSVSCQRFEENLFYGLRNDNRVKCLQEFLKDQGTEIYPEGLISGNFLSLTKASVIRFQEKYAQDILAPWELTEGTGYVGETTRAKINEILRR, from the coding sequence ATGTCAAGGAATTTAAAAATAATTTTTTTCGGAATAATTTTTCTTACTTTACCGGTTTTTGTTTCGGCTATTTCTTTGGGCGAAAAAACTGATTTTTTTGTTGACCCTACTTATGATTTATCTCAAAGAGAAAAAATCTCTGCTACCTTGGAGAGAATAGGTCAAAGAGCATATTTTTATATTGATGAGCAATGGTGGGAAACACTGAACTATCAAGAAAAACAAGAAATAAATCAAGCCCTCCGAAATTTAGATTACGAATTTTATTATAAAATTTATCCAATTTTAACTTCTAATTTTGGCTCAGAATGGAAACCAGGAATTGATAAAGTGGCCACTATTACAATTTTAATTCACCCAATGATAAAAGAAGCTGGCGGATATTTTAACAGTAGTGATGAATACCCCAGGTTACAAATTTCAACCTCAAATGAAAGAGAAATGGTTTATCTTAATGCTAATCATATTACTGAATCCTTAGCTAAGAGTTATCTTGCTCATGAATTCACTCATTTAATTACTTTCAATCAAAAAGAAAGAATTTATGGAGTAAAAGAGGAAGTTTGGTTGAACGAAGCTCGGGCCGAATATACTTCAACTCTGGTTGGTTACGATTCAGAATATGAAGGAAGCAATCTCCAAAGAAGAGTCGACATTTTTTTAGAAAAACCAACCGATTCAATTACTGAATGGCAGAATAAAAAAGCAGATTACGGAGCTATTAATCTTTTCACCCAATATTTAGTTGACCATTATGGAGTGGAGATTTTAGCTGATTCTTTAAAATCAGAAAATATTGGAATTGAAAGTTTAAATGAGGCCTTAGAAAAAAATGGTTTTGAAGAAGATTTTTCTCAAATTTTTACTGACTGGACTATTGCTGTTTTAGCCAATGATTGCTCTTTGGGTGAAAAGTATTGTTATAAAAACAAAAACTTAAAAGACTTGCGAATTATTCCCTCAATTAATTTTTTACCCCTTAGAGGTGAAAGTACTTTAGGAGTTAACCAAACTACTAAAAATTGGTCAGGTAACTGGTTCAAATTTATTGGGGGTAAAGAAGGAATCCTAAAGATAGAGTTTATTGGCAATCCAGAAAATTTATTTAAAATTCCCTACCTTTCAAAAAATATTCCTGGAGAATACTCTCTTGATTTTTTTCAACTTGACGAATATCAAAGAGGAGAAATTTTAGTTTCCGGATTTGGAACAGAGATTAATTCGGTAACCATTATTCCTACAGTCCAAAGCAAGATATCTGGATTTTTAGACCAGGAACCCGCTTTCCCATTTTTTTGGTCAGCTTCAACCATAGCTGTTGAGGAAAAAGAAGAACCTGTTTCCAAGTATTTAGAAAAACCAATTTCTGAAATGTTAAAACAAGAAATTTTAGTTAAAATTTCTGAAATTGAAGAGTTATTAAACCAGCTCAAAGCTCAACTTACTCGGATCGAAGAAGGGGAAGGAACAGAATCAGTTTCCGTCTCCTGCCAAAGGTTTGAAGAAAATCTTTTTTATGGATTAAGAAATGATAATAGAGTTAAATGCCTGCAAGAATTTTTAAAGGACCAGGGAACAGAAATTTATCCGGAAGGCTTAATCAGCGGAAATTTTCTTTCTTTGACTAAAGCTTCTGTAATCCGTTTTCAGGAGAAATATGCTCAAGATATCTTAGCCCCCTGGGAATTAACCGAAGGTACAGGTTACGTTGGTGAAACCACCAGGGCCAAAATTAATGAGATTTTGAGGCGGTAA